Below is a window of Mycolicibacterium rhodesiae NBB3 DNA.
CGAATGTGAGCTGCTGGCATTGGAACTCACACAGTTGCGAGTCAGCGGCGACGAAGGAACGGGTAAGCCGAACCCGGCATCGTCGATCCTGAAACTGCGCGGTAGCCAGTTGCAGCAGACCGTCACCGATCTGATGGTGGAGGTCGCCGGCCCGAACGCGTTGCCGTTCGGCGCAGCCGAAGCCGCATCGCCCGTCTGGGCGCAGCACGCCGCGCCGAAGTACCTGAACTATCGCAAGACCTCAATCTACGGCGGCAGCAGCGAGGTACAGCGAACCATCATCGCCTCGACCATCCTTGGACTGTGAACAATGAACTTTGATCTGACCGATGAGCAGCAGATGCTGGCCGGCACCACCCGCGACGTACTGGCGAAGGCCTATGACACCGAGACGCGGAACAAGGTGATTGAATCCGAGGACGGCTGGAGCCGCGAGGTGTGGCAGCAACTCGCGGAGATCGGCATTCTCGGAATGGGTTTCGACGAGGACTCCGGTCCCACTGAGGTGATGGTCGTGATGACCGAGATCGGCCGCCGCCTCGCGCCCGAACCGGTCGCGGCCGCCGCGCTTGTTCCCGGCGCGGTGATAGCCGCCCACGGTACCGACGGGCAGCGCGCGCTTCTCGATGGTGTCGCCGCCGGGGAACAGCTGCTTGCCTTCGCTCACGCAGAGGGCGACCGCCGCGGCGCGAAGTCCCTGAGCACCAAAGCTGCCAAACAGGGCGATGCGTGGACCCTCACCGGCCGCAAGAGCCCGGTGATCGCCGGCGACAGTGCCGACGTGATCCTGGTCAGTGCCGCGTTACCGGACGGCGGCTCGGGTCTGTTCCTGGTGGACGGTTCTCAAGGAGATTCCGGGGTGACGCGCACTCCGTACCGGACCTTCG
It encodes the following:
- a CDS encoding acyl-CoA dehydrogenase family protein, encoding MNFDLTDEQQMLAGTTRDVLAKAYDTETRNKVIESEDGWSREVWQQLAEIGILGMGFDEDSGPTEVMVVMTEIGRRLAPEPVAAAALVPGAVIAAHGTDGQRALLDGVAAGEQLLAFAHAEGDRRGAKSLSTKAAKQGDAWTLTGRKSPVIAGDSADVILVSAALPDGGSGLFLVDGSQGDSGVTRTPYRTFDGQRGADITFDDAAAQQLGTGGDASAIVDETVIRFQSALCAEAVGAMDEALRLTTDYLKTRKQFGVPLKTFQTLTQRAADMYVSLELARSMNYYAAVCVADGRFDMMAAARAKIQIGRSGKHIAQEAIQMHGGIGVTAEYPIAHYAARLTAIDQTFGSATDHLRYLSGGLAEYGVVAL